One Spiroplasma sp. NBRC 100390 DNA window includes the following coding sequences:
- a CDS encoding M48 family metallopeptidase: MAFQKVLPYQGNLIKYDLIIKEQKNIVLNVNNGKIKVSAPSHAHDWEIEALIYKNIKKIITVMDVHDNYRKIVINPDGTGYVFVFNEKYPLQLTTENVHTKIINRQLFLMKDAGSYDENVKKLHQFLKQKFGYKFEQLLDKWATTMGLNYKNLSVKVMTRKWGVCYPQTEKIVLNTKLIHFDPTVLEYVIVHELSHLVHHNHSKSFWYYIERYMPNYQEKVEILKKPGI; encoded by the coding sequence ATGGCATTTCAGAAAGTGCTACCATATCAGGGTAATTTAATTAAATATGATTTAATTATTAAAGAGCAAAAAAATATTGTTTTAAATGTTAATAATGGCAAAATTAAGGTTTCAGCTCCTAGTCATGCTCATGACTGAGAAATTGAAGCTTTAATTTATAAAAATATTAAAAAAATTATTACTGTGATGGATGTCCATGATAATTATCGTAAAATTGTGATTAATCCTGATGGAACTGGTTATGTTTTTGTCTTTAATGAAAAGTATCCGTTACAGTTAACAACAGAAAATGTTCATACGAAAATTATTAATCGCCAATTATTTTTAATGAAAGATGCGGGCAGTTATGATGAAAATGTTAAAAAGTTGCATCAATTTTTAAAACAAAAATTTGGTTATAAGTTTGAACAATTATTGGATAAATGAGCAACAACAATGGGTTTAAATTATAAAAACTTATCAGTGAAGGTAATGACTCGAAAATGAGGTGTTTGTTATCCCCAAACTGAAAAAATTGTTTTGAACACAAAACTAATTCATTTTGATCCAACAGTCTTAGAATATGTTATTGTGCATGAATTATCCCATTTAGTTCATCATAATCATTCGAAGTCATTTTGATATTATATTGAACGATATATGCCAAATTATCAGGAAAAAGTTGAAATTTTAAAAAAACCAGGAATTTAA
- a CDS encoding MFS transporter translates to MKKLRGASLIFLTVGGLFSALFFGLLLIFKIKISPNHFLYEPARMLLEDIARVVLQFSNQTVYNNVLAKSEMVGGILIGISSFLVLMYLIPNYLTKNGRYKGFGVILALILGFVTSFFLILAVVFGVQTPDGKTGLNIFKLGLKINPGFALLFIGPVFTFIGGILTAVYYSKARKAKPLTTDQENRLSAINLTTGKIGAKGLTPQKEMVSQAELNPREDTLSSLSNKNPAATDLKSKMALLKAKMARNAMLNEQGEAHLAEPTAEYDNSRWKDESKTSDSTPTIRVGKEGQYLRTIKEGAGIVDESPTGVMIEQEGNFVKKGDIIKHHDYSAPIFSETTSSPSQQKGTGPGSIIIPKSKQHMPLDTRELEERIGSVPKISGKQRVNPNARVDNSYDGKVFLGDIDKIWNAGKKYREDITKQTEKAKPKSDTNPTNNFDDYIDNNDNSDEHENHH, encoded by the coding sequence ATGAAGAAATTACGTGGAGCGTCATTAATTTTTCTAACAGTTGGAGGACTTTTTAGTGCGCTATTTTTTGGGTTATTACTTATTTTTAAAATTAAAATTAGTCCTAATCATTTTCTTTATGAACCAGCACGAATGTTGCTAGAAGATATTGCACGAGTTGTATTACAATTTTCAAATCAAACAGTGTATAATAATGTCCTTGCGAAGTCTGAAATGGTTGGTGGAATTTTAATAGGAATTTCTAGTTTTTTAGTATTAATGTATTTAATCCCAAATTATTTAACAAAAAATGGTCGTTATAAAGGGTTTGGTGTTATTCTTGCGTTAATTCTTGGTTTTGTAACATCTTTCTTTTTGATTCTTGCTGTTGTATTTGGTGTTCAGACACCTGATGGAAAAACAGGGTTAAATATTTTTAAATTAGGACTTAAAATTAATCCTGGTTTTGCATTATTGTTTATTGGTCCAGTATTTACTTTTATTGGTGGTATTTTAACAGCAGTTTATTATTCAAAAGCACGCAAAGCAAAACCATTAACAACAGATCAAGAAAATCGTTTATCAGCAATTAATTTAACAACAGGTAAAATTGGGGCAAAAGGATTAACTCCACAAAAAGAAATGGTTAGTCAAGCCGAACTTAATCCGCGCGAGGATACATTGTCTAGTTTATCTAACAAGAATCCCGCTGCTACTGATTTAAAATCAAAGATGGCATTATTAAAAGCGAAAATGGCCCGTAATGCAATGTTAAATGAACAAGGAGAAGCTCATTTAGCAGAACCAACAGCAGAATATGATAATAGTCGTTGAAAAGATGAAAGTAAAACCTCTGATTCAACCCCAACAATTCGCGTTGGAAAAGAAGGCCAATATTTACGTACAATCAAAGAAGGGGCTGGGATTGTTGATGAATCACCAACAGGTGTTATGATTGAACAAGAAGGCAATTTTGTTAAAAAGGGGGACATTATTAAACACCACGATTATTCGGCTCCTATTTTCAGTGAAACAACTTCATCACCATCACAACAAAAGGGAACTGGACCAGGTTCAATAATTATTCCAAAATCAAAACAACATATGCCGTTGGATACACGAGAGTTAGAAGAACGAATTGGTTCAGTACCAAAAATTAGTGGTAAACAACGAGTTAATCCTAATGCACGTGTTGATAACTCATATGATGGCAAAGTTTTCCTTGGTGATATTGATAAAATTTGAAATGCTGGAAAAAAATATCGCGAAGATATTACAAAACAAACAGAAAAAGCAAAGCCAAAATCCGATACCAATCCAACTAATAACTTTGATGATTATATTGATAATAATGATAATTCTGACGAACATGAAAATCATCATTAA